One Pseudomonas sp. MM213 genomic window, ACAACGTCAGGCCGACGAAGGCCACGAACACCACGACCGTGCCCAGGCCGCGAATCAATCCACTGCTCATTACGCTCATTATTTCAAAGGGCATGGCTCACCTCTTGCTCTTGATGGCAGTGCCGAGCACTTGCAGGTAGGCGACCAGTGCGTCCATTTCGGTCTTGCCCTTGAGCGATTCGACCGAGCCTGCGATGTCTGCATCGGTGTACGGCACGCCGAGGGTGCGCATCGCCTTGATCTTGGTTTCGGTGTGGCTGCTGTCGAGCTGATTGGCCACCAGCCATGGATAGGCCGGCATCTTCGATTCCGGCACCACGTTGCGCGGGTTGTACAAGTGCGCGCGGTGCCAGTCTTCGGAGTAACGGCCGCCGACACGGGCCAGGTCCGGACCGGTACGCTTGGAACCCCACAGGAACGGGTGATCCCAGACGCTTTCCCCGGCCACCGAGTAGTGACCGTAACGCTCGGTCTCGGCACGGAACGGCCGGATCATCTGCGAGTGGCAACCGACGCAGCCTTCGCGGATGTAAATGTCGCGACCTTCCAGTTGCAGCGCGGTGTAGGGCTTCATGCCTTCCACCGGTTTATTGGTCACGTCCTGGAAGAACAGCGGGACGATCTGGGTCAGACCGCCGATGCTCACGGCCAGGACCATCAGCAGCATCAGCAGGCCGACGTTTTTTTCGATTGTTTCGTGTTTCATCTCGGACTCCTCAGGCCATCTGCGCGGCAGCGGC contains:
- the ccoO gene encoding cytochrome-c oxidase, cbb3-type subunit II, which gives rise to MKHETIEKNVGLLMLLMVLAVSIGGLTQIVPLFFQDVTNKPVEGMKPYTALQLEGRDIYIREGCVGCHSQMIRPFRAETERYGHYSVAGESVWDHPFLWGSKRTGPDLARVGGRYSEDWHRAHLYNPRNVVPESKMPAYPWLVANQLDSSHTETKIKAMRTLGVPYTDADIAGSVESLKGKTEMDALVAYLQVLGTAIKSKR